Part of the Desulfovibrio oxyclinae DSM 11498 genome is shown below.
AGACAAAGTCGCTGGCGCTCGTAGAGAGCTTTTTGAGCTCGGGAATTCTGCGCAGCTTCTTTTTTGTGACAAAGCTCTTATTGCAGAAGGGTCTACAGAGAAAGAGATTTTACCCGACCTACTGTCGCACTTTCTGCAAACAACATTTCCTAATGAGAAAGCAGCGCTGCTCAACATAAGAGGGTGTAGTGGGATTCCCAAAACCCGGAAGATTCTTGACGCGCTCAGCATTCCTCACAAAACCATTGCGGATCTTGATTTTGCTTTCGGCTCCGCAGGGAAGGACTGCCAAGTCGCTGAATATGATAGACTCGTTCAGGAATCAAAAGCTGTGATTCAATCACTGTCAGAAAAGCATGGATTTAGACTGAACGGCGAAGGACGTCCACAAACTAAGAGTAGCAACATGACAGCCGAAGAAGCATATAACTTGTTTGCTACCTCAGACGATGGGAAAGACCTTGTTGAAGAAATTCACAATCGTTTTTTGGAAAAAGATGTTTGGCTATGGCCTTTAGGGTCGATTGAATATCATCTGGGCATGGTTGAAAAAGGCGGGGCCGCAGTCGTTCGGTGTTGCAAACAACTTGAATCGTGCTCCGAAGAAGAGTTGATTGAACAGGGCATGGACTCTGCGACTATATGCGATGCCTTGCGATGGGCACTCGATATTGTGTAGCCATCATGGAAGGGACTACTTTAATGCCAGCCCCCATGACCATCATCTCCATGCCGGACGAGGTAAACGGCGGACACATCACGGTTGCCGGCGTCTCCTACCACGACATGGACATGGCCCGGCAATGGTTCGAGCGGGTCCGTCCGCACGCCGATTCGGACGGCCCGCTCCTTTTCCACCTGGTGGGCGAGACCGGCGAAACCCTTGAAACCATCTCCATCGGCCTCGACACCGCCGAGGAGATGCTGGACACGGAACTGACCTTGGAAAAACTGCACCACCTTGCCCAGTTGCAGCAGCGCGGGGAGATGGTCACAGCGTTGGATTTGGACCAAAAGGAGATCACTCATGGCTAACATGATGCGTTGCCCCGCATGTAAAAAGAACATTTCCGTTGAAACTGAATCGTGCCCCAAATGCGGGCACCCCATAACGGATGCCGACCGGGAAAAAGATCGCAAAGCAAAAAAGAATGCGGGGATCGGATGCCTTGTCATCTTTGCGTTTTTGGCTTTGATGTACGTCATTGGACAACCCTCGTCTTCAAGCACCCCGCAGGAAACGACACGACAGAGCAGACCTGAACCGCAAAAGGATTATTCTCAATACGCCGGTCAAGTTGAACGGTTCTTCAATCAAGTTCTGGGGCATGCGCGAGCTGCAGACAATGCCGCCACAAAATTTCAAGGATACTCGCAAAAAATGGCAAAGGGACAGGGCGATCTGTT
Proteins encoded:
- a CDS encoding zinc ribbon domain-containing protein; this encodes MANMMRCPACKKNISVETESCPKCGHPITDADREKDRKAKKNAGIGCLVIFAFLALMYVIGQPSSSSTPQETTRQSRPEPQKDYSQYAGQVERFFNQVLGHARAADNAATKFQGYSQKMAKGQGDLFTAYALAKDAKNKAESANHAISKTSLPDLPSELKSLLQKGRSELSTCYYVKANAFEAGMKFLDTQRPSALEEFKERSEEAQTFMVRGIAKLTSAKMKAGLIE